The sequence ttaaataaaacatttgactaAAGTTGCCATAATAAAATTACTGTGACAAACTCCACCCAGTTCAGCGATGCCACAAAGGTTCAAGGCAAACAtatagtgccccccccccccccgacaataTCTAACTTAACAAAATGAAGCTGGATACACTGAAGGTTAAAAAATGTGATGGTTTGGCACAAAACCTAATTGTGCAatcaatcagaaaaaaagacagtttcAAAAGAAAGCCTAACACTTGGTATTCAATATACCCACTATAAAATACAGCATCTGTAGTCATTCTTGACTGAAAAGCGGGCACCTTCTCTGTGATGGCAAAGTCTTTGTGAAAGCAAAATTATGTTAACATTATGACTGCATAAAGCCCCGTAGTGCCCCCTCCCCACTTCAACACaaatttaaacaggttttaatcTTGGTTCGCTGCATGCCCCTGGTTTAAAACACCTTTATTAAAGAAGTCCATCTAGCTGGTCTCATCgcttcagaaataaaaaatacaccctCCGCCACATACACACTTCAGTCAGGAACTTCCATGTCCATTTTGATCAAGGTGGCTTATCAAGCCCATCTACTTCGCCGGACCATATAGTCTCAACACAGGAACAAAACGTTTCATATTCCCGAATTACACATTTCAGCCCTAGATGAACCCCCTTCATGCCACAGCTCGTTTTCCATATCCACCCGGCCAATCTGCAAATAGTCTTATTTATTTCATGTCAGACTTCTAAAGAAAGAGAGGGCAGGCACAGTCGCCTAGCATATTTTctccacaaacaaaacacacaagtcaCATTTTTTTGTGAGTTTGTATCCTGGCATCGATTGCCGGAGGAGGGTCTCTTCTTGTTATCTTTGCTTAGAAGTAAGCGTCTCGGTTCATGGTCAGTAAATTACAACAGTTTGCAGCAGTTTCCGCAGCCACCCGACGGCCTGGATCTCTTCTGGAGTGCAGCTCTTGTGGCAGTCTCAAAAACCTCCCGCACTCCATCTTTGGTTTTGGCCGAGCACTCCAAGTAATCGTAGGCTCCGATTCGAACTGCCATGGCCCGGCCGTCCTCAGTTTTCACCGGCTCTTGCTTCATCCTGGCCAGTTCGTTACGGACGCTTTCGTCGTTCCTTAAGTCCTTCTTGTTGGCGACTAAAATGATGGGCACGTTTGGGCAGAAGTGCTTCACTTCGGGGACCCACTTCTCCGGGATGTTTTCCAGCGAATCAGGACTGTCCACGGAGAAGCACATCAAGATGACATCGGTGTCCGGGTAGGAGAGAGGGCGCAGGCGGTCGTAGTCTTCCTGCCCAGCGGTATCCCAAAGAGCCAGCTCAACTTGTTTGACGTCCACCTCAATATCGGCGACATAGTTCTCAAAGACTGTTGGCACATACACCTCGGGGAACTCGTCTTTGCTGAAGACGATAAGCAAGCAGGTTTTACCGCAAGCACCATCTCCGACCACCACCAGCTTCTTCCTGATAGCAGCCATTATATTTTGTTGCGGAATATTTGTGCAAAAGTAAAACACAGGAATATGAACTGTAGTCCGTGTAATAAAACACGGCTTAGTAGTTTAAACCTAATATTTTGTAGcctctaaacaaaacaaaaaggcgaGCAGACAAAGAAACTGCACAGTTAAATAGTTATATaactccttttctttctttctttctttctttctttttttccccttctctCTGTTTCATCCACGGTTTCTGAGAGAAAACGAATGTTCGCCCTCTTTTTAAAGATCCAGACCACTTTCTTAATATAGTTATCCAATCGGAAAGAGCTGGGTGAGATCACTGTTTTGCAACGAGAAGGTGATTGGCTCTGCATGCTTGCTACAGACAAAAAGGGAGGCGCTGATTGCTCACCACGAGGATGCACACAAATCCTGGGATAATAAGCCAAACCTTA is a genomic window of Polyodon spathula isolate WHYD16114869_AA chromosome 6, ASM1765450v1, whole genome shotgun sequence containing:
- the LOC121317445 gene encoding rho-related GTP-binding protein RhoB, coding for MAAIRKKLVVVGDGACGKTCLLIVFSKDEFPEVYVPTVFENYVADIEVDVKQVELALWDTAGQEDYDRLRPLSYPDTDVILMCFSVDSPDSLENIPEKWVPEVKHFCPNVPIILVANKKDLRNDESVRNELARMKQEPVKTEDGRAMAVRIGAYDYLECSAKTKDGVREVFETATRAALQKRSRPSGGCGNCCKLL